The nucleotide window AACTCATTATATTATCTTAGCTATTCTCTCGGCTGTACTAGTTCTAAAAGCACCCCCATTACGCTTTTGGGGTGCACGAAAGCGACTAAATGCCCTCTTGCCCCCGGTCTCGGAGCTTTGTCGACGAGCTGAAGGCCATTTGATTCTAGGTCTTTAAGACTTTTTTCAATATTTTCAACTTTTACCGCTAGGTGGTGCAATCCCGGTCCCCTGCTCTTTAGAAATTTAGCTACGGTGTTATTCATGTCCTCATGGTTTATTGGCTCTAAGAGCTCAACTGCAGTCTCTCCGTGAGTCCCGGTCAGGAAAGCTACCTTAATACCTCTGTCTTGCAGGTCTTCCCTGTGGACTAATTTCATGCCAAGTTTAGTCGTATAAAATTCTATAGCTTTATCTATATTTTCTACCACAACACCTATATGATCAATATTTTGTGTCTCCATGGCTAGTAATAATTCATTTTTAACTTATAAGTTTGTTTAAAAAGCAAAGATTATATAGTGTTTAAACCAGTATAATCATGATACTATATGGACACAGATGAAAAAATAAAAGAAAGCTTACAGAAATGGGAAGAAAAAGTGCTAAACCCTTGGCTGTCGAAGAGACCTGAGAGGAAGAAGAGCTTTATGACTCCCTCGGGTATTGAGGTAAATAGGCTTTATACACCTTTAGACCTTAAGGGAAGCTATAGTGAAAAAATAGGTTTCCCCGGGGAGTACCCCTTCACCAGGGGAATTTACCCTACAATGTATAGGGGCAGACTATGGACAATAAGGCAATACGCGGGCTTCGGGTCTGCTGAAGATACTAATGCGAGGTTTAGGAAGCTCTTACAGGCAGGTCAGACCGGGTTAAGTATGGCGTTTGACTTACCGACACAATTAGGTCTAGACCCAGACCACGTACTAGCATTTACTGAAGTAGGAGTAGTAGGGGTATCGATGTTCCATTGGAAAGAAATGGACCTCGTTATGTCAGGGATACCAATGGATAAAGTGACTACGTCGATGACCATTAACGCTACTGCGATAGAACTGTTATCTATGTATGTCGCGACAGCTGAATCGAGAGGTGTAAATAGGAATGTCCTAGACGGTACTGTACAGAACGACATTTTGAAAGAATATATTGCAAGAAAGAACTTTATTTATCCGCCAGAACCTTCAATGAGATATGCCATTGACCTAATAGAATATTCAGCTAAAAATATTCCTAAGTGGTACCCAATAAGTATAAGTGGGTACCACATAAGAGAGGCAGGTGCTGATGCTGTACTCGAAGTAGCCTTTACACTAGCTGACGGTATAGAATATGTCAGAAAAACGGCTGAAAGGGGGATCCCAGTAGACGATTTCGCGTCAAAGCTTTCCTTCTTCTTCGCCGGTTATACTAATATTTTCGAAGAGGTAGCCAAGTTTAGGGCTGCAAGGAGGATGTGGGCTAAGATAATGAAAGACTGGTTTAACGCTAAAAAACCGGACTCCATGATGTTAAGGTTTCACACGCAGACTGGCGGTGCGGAACTTACAGCTCAACAGCCAGAGATCAACATTATAAGGACTACGTTACAAGCCCTTGCAGCAGTGTTGGGCGGGACGCAGAGTTTACACGTCAACTCTTATGACGAGGCATTAGCCTTACCTAGTGAGAAAGCAGCTAAGATCGCAATTAGAGTCCAACAGATAATAGCATATGAGAGCGGAGCCGCTGAGTCTATTGACCCATTAGCGGGGTCTTATTACATCGAATGGCTCACAGATGAAATAGAAGAGAGGGCATGGAAAATAATTGATCAAATAGAAAAAATGGGCGGGATGATGAAGGCAATTGAAAGGGGCTATCCTCAGGCCGAAATAGCCAACAGTGCTTATAGAATCCAGAAAATGATAGAGACGGGAGACATGGTAAAAGTTGGTGTTAACATGTTCTATGAGCCCGATTGGATAGGTACAACAGAAGTATTTAGGGTCAACCCTCAAATTAGGGACAGAATTATGGAGAGGCTTAAGAAGTATAGGACCGAAAGGGACGAGATTAAATGGAGGGACTCCCTTAACGAACTGAGGAAAGCAGCAGAGAAAGAGAGGGAAAACTTATTCCCGTATATACTTACTGCAATAAAGAGCGGAGCTACAGTAGGGGAGATAAGCTCTACCCTTAGAGAAGTGTGGGGAGAATACAAGGAACCGGCTATATTCTAACCGGTCTTTCTTAATCTCTTCAAGATCTCTAAGAACCTTTCCTTTTTATCTACTGGTGCTTCAGTATTTTCTCTTACCACTTCCCATTTGTCCCACGGAAAGATAATCCATTTATCGACTACTTTATAATAATAATCAGGATATTTTCTAGACCACGGTTTTACAAATATTGTAGCTGTCCTTACCAAGGAGGGGTTAAACATCGCTATTACATTTCCTACAAAATCTAAAGTCTCTCCGGTATCTGATACATCGTCTATCACTAAGACTTTTTTATTTTCTATGTTATCTACATATACGGCCCTAACTATAGGTTTACTTTCCCTATTTCCTACTCCCTTATAAAACTTGACATCTATGTACCTCATGTTCTTTATCCCTAATACATCAGACATCAGTTTTGCTGGGATTACACCCCCGGTGAGTATAGCTACAATGACATCAGGGATAAAGTCCTCACTTAACATTCTTTCTGTCATATTTAGTATTCCTTCTTCTATTTCCTCCCACTTAGGAATGTAATA belongs to Stygiolobus caldivivus and includes:
- the mce gene encoding methylmalonyl-CoA epimerase, yielding METQNIDHIGVVVENIDKAIEFYTTKLGMKLVHREDLQDRGIKVAFLTGTHGETAVELLEPINHEDMNNTVAKFLKSRGPGLHHLAVKVENIEKSLKDLESNGLQLVDKAPRPGARGHLVAFVHPKSVMGVLLELVQPRE
- a CDS encoding acyl-CoA mutase large subunit family protein, which codes for MDTDEKIKESLQKWEEKVLNPWLSKRPERKKSFMTPSGIEVNRLYTPLDLKGSYSEKIGFPGEYPFTRGIYPTMYRGRLWTIRQYAGFGSAEDTNARFRKLLQAGQTGLSMAFDLPTQLGLDPDHVLAFTEVGVVGVSMFHWKEMDLVMSGIPMDKVTTSMTINATAIELLSMYVATAESRGVNRNVLDGTVQNDILKEYIARKNFIYPPEPSMRYAIDLIEYSAKNIPKWYPISISGYHIREAGADAVLEVAFTLADGIEYVRKTAERGIPVDDFASKLSFFFAGYTNIFEEVAKFRAARRMWAKIMKDWFNAKKPDSMMLRFHTQTGGAELTAQQPEINIIRTTLQALAAVLGGTQSLHVNSYDEALALPSEKAAKIAIRVQQIIAYESGAAESIDPLAGSYYIEWLTDEIEERAWKIIDQIEKMGGMMKAIERGYPQAEIANSAYRIQKMIETGDMVKVGVNMFYEPDWIGTTEVFRVNPQIRDRIMERLKKYRTERDEIKWRDSLNELRKAAEKERENLFPYILTAIKSGATVGEISSTLREVWGEYKEPAIF
- a CDS encoding phosphoribosyltransferase → MVEYYIPKWEEIEEGILNMTERMLSEDFIPDVIVAILTGGVIPAKLMSDVLGIKNMRYIDVKFYKGVGNRESKPIVRAVYVDNIENKKVLVIDDVSDTGETLDFVGNVIAMFNPSLVRTATIFVKPWSRKYPDYYYKVVDKWIIFPWDKWEVVRENTEAPVDKKERFLEILKRLRKTG